TATAGCCATGGCATTTGACAGATACATTGCAATTTGTAAACCTCTTCACTATACTGCAGTTATGCAGGCCAACGTGTGTGTTGGCATTGTGCTGACTGCATGGGGAATTGGCTTCTTGCATTCAGTGAGCCAATTGGCCTTTGCAGTGAACTTACCCTTTTGTGGTCCCAATGAGATTGATAGCTTTTACTGTGATCTTCCCAGAGTGGTCAAACTTGCCTGTGTAGACACCTACAGATTGGATATCATGGTCATTGCTAACAGTGGTGTGCTCACCGTGTGTTCTTTTATACTTCTAATCATCTCTTACACTATCATTCTAATGACCATTCAGCGTCGCCCTTCTGATAAGTCATCCAAGGCTCTGTCCACTCTGACTGCTCACATCACtgtagttcttttgtttttcggaCCATGTATATTCATTTATGCCTGGCCGTTCCCCATCAAGTCATTAGACAAATTCCTTGCTGTGTTTTATTCTGTGATCACTCCTTTCTTGAACCCAATTATATACACACTGAGGAATAAAGAGATGAAGACTGCAATGAGAAGactgagaaaatggaaattgaATTCTAGggtaatgttttaaattttctgtaatCATGAGATTAAGTTGAAGTAATGATATAATATTAAGATGGCAAATTATTCAGTAAAACTTTTGAAAATTATAGTTTCATTCCCTCCTTAGTTATTTATTGTCAAAGAAGTTTCACATAAACCAAGTCAATTTGATATGGTTGAAAATTGCCATTTCACTAAGTTTCAGAACAACTAAAGGCATAATTATGTTAGTATGTATACATAAGTGAGACATTTTGGATATTGTTGGATTTATGTGATAAAGGATAGAGAGTGACCTACCTTAtaacatttaaacatttttttattttagctaatttttattaaaatcataAGTAAAGAACTAATATATGGCTAACTACAAAATATACTTAGTGATCAGGATTTAAGTGACAGCTACtgagcttcataaaaggaattgctCCCCCATAACATGATAGTTTACCTCCTACCACTAAAGCAACCCACAGCTCTTCAGCACATTGTCTATAGTGACAAGAAGACTGAACTTACCAACCTGATATTTTCCCTTGTTGGTATTTGTCTGGTAGTACATGACAATTGTTCACtgataataaaaagaatttagtATTTCAACCTATTAACATGTAGGCACAAAATGTATCACTtagaaattacattaaaaaatgtaTCACTTAGGTCTATTCATATAATTTTCCATGTTCagcttttcatttgttttgttttcaggtttcagtgtaaaatttacttttacaaaatttataataataatattcataTATCTCCATTTTATGCAATCAAATATATTGATGCTTGTATCTGGATTGTACCAATCTCAGTAGCAAGCAGATTCTCTAAAGATTAACAGGTTTATTTAGACTAATATTACAATAGGAATATCAATGCCCTAATAAAAACATTGTGAATATTTAGATTGTTTGAAGGCAGGGGAAAATTTTCAAGGCAAATTAGGACAATAGacttttgacttatttattttaattttaacaatttCATACCTACATGCAGTAATTGCATTCATATTCAGCCTCATTACCCAGTCATATCCTCCTTCCACTTCTGTTGATCCCATTCTTCGTAACTAGTCCCCCTCCTTCTTCCATGCCTTTTTGTACATCTCTTGTGCAGATAGCCACAGCTAGTTCATGATGACAATGGCAATTTCCAGAAGATAGCCTTccacagcattcctccccttcctccgtCTCTTGTAATCTTTTTATCACCTCTTCCACCAAGTTGTCTAGagcttctcagcactgtgaccaGTTGTGAGTCTCTGCCTTAACCATCACtcactacaaaaataaatgaatgaatgaataaataaataagcaaataaaacccTTCTCTGACCATGGCTGAGAGCAGTGCTAGTCTATGGatacaaacaaatatttatttattttttgttcactttttttatttatttatttgagagcgacagacacagggagaaagacagatagagggagagatagaatgggcgtgccagggcttccagccactgcaaacgaactccagacgcgtgctcccccttgtgcatctggctaacgtgggacctggggaactgagccttgaaccagggtccttaggcttcacaggcaagtgcttaaccgctaagccatctctccagccccaaacaaatatttagaaggcagtttgactaCATGTCCATATAGCAAAACATCAGTAGTAGAGTCCCCCCACCCAGGGTCTGTGATCTCCCCAGCCagacttttgaccaggtttacagtatcaagcatgcattccctcctgtgACGTAGTCCTCAAGTCCAATCATAAAGTGATTTGTTACTCTCAAaacattcatgccactattgtaccaatgGATGTATCTTGCCTTGCAGGTCAGTATTTTAGTACATAGCACTGGGTAAGACTTTCTTTTCTGTACCAGCAGACCACATAGCACCTTTTAGCACTATGCAGGGAGGAATCTTCCAGATCATTTCAAGGTTGATTTATGTGTTCTGTATACAATGTATATGGTGGCTTCATGAATGGAGTTTTACTATCTAGTGTGTAACCAAGAGTAGTAATAACAAACTGTTTTGCTGCAggaacctctctggccaacaactcatagAGAAGAGTCCTATAATTGGTACTGGCATTTTGTCTTTCAGACCCATGGCTTTTGAGAGAGGCATTATGGACCCAGATAGGGTATCTCTGTTcaaactctttaaaaattatatttaaaattaattttaatacacAATAAAGCTACCTGAAAAGTCAGAAGATGAGTAAGGAGGAGACAGTTATAGCACATATCACAAAGAGTAATACTTCTGATATATAAATAGCTTTTGAATACTCCAacagggtgctggggagatggcttagcaaagcctgacagccaggatcAGAttttccattacccacataaagccagatgcacaaggtggcacatgtgtctggagttttcagaggcaagaggccctggcatgctcaaacGCAACCACCCTCCCTctgtcttgcacacacacacacacacacacacacaaataatttaacaaatagaaagaaaagaaaaccacaacaGAGTACTCAGTCATGTATAGGGCATCTATATCttctcctccaaggctcagggaacatccctgaagagagagcaaaaataatgtaagagcctgAGTGGGGAAAAGTACTATAGAACTTTTGTCTAGAGAGGATATTGCCATTGCACTCATAAACTCATAAGGGCTGTATTTACCTATACAAGACATGCACAAGATAGGGTCAGTCACTATTCCAACATAAGTGAAGGGAAGGGCTTATGAGAATCCACACTTGATTAATGGTAATTGCTTAATAATCATTGGGGGAGGGGGCCTCATTTTCTTCTATCTTGTATCCACCACTGAATGGTAAgtgggagaagaagaaagggctcAACAGGGGtaaaaggggaaaaagagaaggtaatgagggTTTGCATGGTAAAATATGATCTATAATATGTGACTCTGTCTAAGTACAAATTACAAAATTCAACCATAAAAAGCAACAAATAGAAAAAtgggcaaaaaataaatatttgcaattCATACCTAAGAAGATGAAAACTTAATGAAATATTAAGGACTTTTTATGGTAAAATATTTGCaagataaatattatttaaacatCATCTCTGACCTATAAGATATAAAATATCTGACATTAAAATTTACTAACAATCTGTTGGTGATGTAATAAAGAGGAGCTCTAATTACTTTGTTGGTGAGAATACAAAATGGTACAACTTTATGACAGTTTTtagcaaaaataattttactttgtaTGTAGAAATCTTACTTGTACCTTAAGTAATTCTTCCACAATTCTgctgtctcattcttttttgtcttcctctatgtcaaaatgttgatgggcatAGTATTATGCAGAGCTTATGGATGTAACACTATTCATTGTGATGTCATAAATACACTGGTCAGCTCATGTCTGGAGCATAGTGCCCCATAATACTATCTCTCATGCTGTGGCTCTTATATATGTTCCATCTACCCTTATTCaatgttcactgagccttggagggcatgtgggatccactgctggttaagactgtcaATGACCTTTTCCCCACAGCAGCCTGTATAGCATTTTCTAGAACAGTGCCACTTACCGAGGAGGCTTATAGCTCagttcctgcttgatttctcagtgtgctGTGACCAAAGTATGTGATCTCTTCAGCAATGGGATCTTATTATCCagttctggtgagcaaccaaTACATTGGCAGTTACCTAcattgggcattttttttttttttttttttagtggtggGTGGCTCCTGTGCTTCTTTGATTCAACTTTTGACTTGGTTGTGATTGTTAATTTTATGCGTCAATATTGCTAAACTACAATAACCAGCTATATTGTCAGATGTCAGTCTAGATGTTCTTGTGAAGAGTTTTTAACATGAAATTAGCTTTAAATCAGCAGGTATTGAGAAAAGTATTTGACCATCCATATCATGGGAGCTTCCTTCATTTGAAGGAGTTAAGAGGTGGAATTCTGCCTCTAGTCTGAGTATCACATtattatgatatatatgtatccaCAGACTCATCATTTCTGATCAGAAATCCTTGTGGAATATAGTTTAGATTATAGACTATACAAGTATAGTGAGGGGATCTGATTTATATTACACTAGCATCAAGATTTACaaacattaatatttatataatttatatagtatttataaatattaatatttctgCAGtgaaacatacatatatttacaatAAGATAAACACTAAGTATTTTCATACCAGTTCAGGTCAGGTTTTGCTGTCAAATAAGTTCAGTGTCTAGATTAATGAAAAAATTTCtttggagctgagcatggtggcttagATCTGTAGTCCTAGCAACTTGGGATGctgagcaggaggatcactgcaattCACAAGTCTGAGACCAGTGTGGGCTGTTGTTGTcatagcaagattctgtctcaaaatgaaaaaagaaaaagtatatctTTTGCTACTGAGAGCCTTGGGTTTCAGAGTTGTGGCCCAGGAATTGTGTCTAAAGGACTGTGTTTCTCTGGTAACTGGCATTTTTCTAGGTTCCATTTGAGGGGTCAGGTTTTCTCTTGACATGTCACACTGCCCTGTACTTATCCAGCTTTCTTGCCATTGTGGTAAAAACAACAGAAACAGCAATAATTACTGGGTAATGTGTACCTTATGCAGGATTTAacctaagtatttttttaaaatttttttgtacatttttatttatctatttgagagtgacagagagaaaaagaggcagatagagagagagagagaatggttgcaccagggcttccagccactgcaaacaagctccagatgcgtgcaccccttctgcatttggctaacatgggtcctggagaatcgaggctcgaaccggggtccttaggcttcacaggcaagtgcttaaccgctaagccatctctccagccctcacctaacTATTTTACCTGTAGAAACTCATTCAATCCCTTGGAGTGCCAGGAGGAACAGTTCTCACCATTTATGATCTGCAACTAGTGAATCAtacatctatccatctatctggcTATTTGTCATCTATATCTATTGTCTATCAAGCTGTCATCTATCATCACTTATAAATAGTTTGCAAAGATTCAAAGAATAgtgaaaaacactttttaaaagttctttttttgagatgaggtcttctatgttccaggctgtccttgagctcCCTATGCAGCTGAGGaggaccttaaacttctgatcctcctactcctaactcaaaagtgctggggttataggtgtacaACACCACTTCCAGTTCTTGTGTTTCTagattcaaactcagggcttcatgcatgctgggtaagcactctaccaactgtgatactggaaagaaaaaaagtttttttttttttttttttttaaacgctGGTTCTCActctagacaaggctgacctagaattcactctgtagtctcagtggcctcaaatacaagatggtcctcctacctctgccttctgagtgctgggattaaaggtgtgcatcataaTGCTCTGCCAGGaaacaaacaactttaaaaaaactttttaaattgtcAATGTCCATATggacaataaaacatgatacttccttcctcttccccactttccccttcacaaatccactatcCATTGTATCCCTTCCCCCATCAATTagtattatttagttatttatttttatacttttgagagagagagacatagagaaagagggagagaaagagagaattggcatgtcagggctttcagccattgtgaatgaactccagacatctgtgcctcccccatgggcatgcacacattgcatgcttgcctcaTTTGTATCTGGCTATGTGGCTCTGGACAAtgcaaacaggggtccttaggcttcacaggcaagtgccttaactgcaaagcaatctttctaggcttatcttttattttgatgttatcatcttttcctcttattatctatcaaggagcatgggaggtctttccagctTTTCAagttctcttcattttctttcttgagtgtttttaatattttccttatgtaggtctttcacatccttggttagtattattccaagatatttgattttctgttgttgctattgaaaatgggacagcctcactaatttctttctatgtatatttgtcttttgcatgttttgtatgctgattttgtatgctgccactttgctgaaggaatttatcacctctaGAAATTTTGA
Above is a window of Jaculus jaculus isolate mJacJac1 chromosome 8, mJacJac1.mat.Y.cur, whole genome shotgun sequence DNA encoding:
- the LOC101600940 gene encoding olfactory receptor 4F4 produces the protein MFKHYLVPATHLAKSNVQVTAEVVFWNESIWKTNHSVVTEFIFLGLSDSQELQIFLFMFFFVFYVGIVFGNLLIVITVVYDSHLHSPMYFLLANLSLIDLSLSSVTAPNMIIDFFRECKIISFKGCLAQIFLLHFFGGSELVILIAMAFDRYIAICKPLHYTAVMQANVCVGIVLTAWGIGFLHSVSQLAFAVNLPFCGPNEIDSFYCDLPRVVKLACVDTYRLDIMVIANSGVLTVCSFILLIISYTIILMTIQRRPSDKSSKALSTLTAHITVVLLFFGPCIFIYAWPFPIKSLDKFLAVFYSVITPFLNPIIYTLRNKEMKTAMRRLRKWKLNSRVMF